The Lynx canadensis isolate LIC74 chromosome D2, mLynCan4.pri.v2, whole genome shotgun sequence DNA segment ATGTTAGCAAGCGCTGCTGTGGGGAGAATGTGGTCCACGTAGCCACGGTAATAGGGGCCTGGGTTCTGGCCACGTGCACACCACCGGCACCTCTCACCCTCGATACAGTCACTCCTCTGCCCTGGCTTTGATCCTGTGTCTCTGCCACATGAGGTAACAGACCCTAGGAGGCTCCCTCCCGGCCTAGCATTTATGAAACTCTGCTTTGTGGCCACTGCAGGGCACGCGGCCATCGCTCTTGAGTAATGAGGTTACATCCAATTAACACCTGTAGAACTGTCGGAAGAGCCCTCAGGCGGTCTCTGCCTGTGGAAGAGATGGTGTCCCCCGCGTGAATGTTTTAAATCCCACATATTCAATTTGGAACCGAATTTCCAAGAAAAATCATTCCGTCAGTGGTGCTTAGGTTTCCAGAAGAGCCTCCAAAGCTCACCATGTAACTGAACTGTCATACTTAGGAGCTACCCAGGCTTAATCTTAAGTGTGGGGTGGAGTATGGGGTGGGAAGGGTGAAGGAAGGAATAGAGAAccaaaggaaggacagaaacTCTCCCTTTTGGTGTGGACTGCAGAGGGCTGGTCTCTATCTCTCTTCCTtcactgcccctcttcccctggTATCAATTTTTTCatgtcccctccaccccccctcccggtACCTTTCTCCAGGAGTGTCCCACAATCCAAAATTATCTTCCCTTTATGTGCTCCAGCCCAGATGAACTGCAGCAGAGGCAGCACCACACTCCTGGTCTTTAGCCAATCTCAAATAGTAGTTAAGAAAGAAGCTCCTTGAGCTAGTTTATACTAACATGGAAATGACTAAAAGCCCCTCATCCTTCCCACAGTTAACCATTTAAGCCAAAGTCCGTTTGACCGGCAGAATTTCACTGGGATCCCACATGCAGTGAAATGACCACAGGCGGTGGGAACACCAGGGAGGCGTCCGGCAGGATGGCTCTGGTCTCAGGCTGTACCTCCCAGTTCACCTCACCTGCATCTTCCCATCCTCTTCTGACATGAGAGACCCTTTCCAGGGTGGCCGGCGGAGGACCTAGCAATCCCAGGGGCGGGACGAGGAGCAGTGGAATGAATGGCATGTTCTTAGACATACGGGTCCTTGGCGAGTTGGGTTCCATAGGGACTAGGAGGAGTAGGTCTTCTAAGTGCACAGCTTAGGGGGAGAAGCAGGAGTCTGTAGACAAGGCCAGCTCGACCTGGGGTGCTGATGGAGTCTTGGAGGACCAGGGGGGAGGGTGTTGGAGAGTGGGGATGGTGGAGACCTGGCTTTCAATTCCAGCCCAGCACTTACTACCCGGGGTCCTGGGGCCACCTCCTCAGTAGCTCACTTTGCTCATCCGTAAAACAGAGACATGATGCGCCGTAGCCTGGTGTGTCGCGTGAAGTGCGAGGCTCCTAGCCTGGCACATCGTAGGGTCCGGCGATCCTCCCAGCTCACTGGCCTGCCCACCCTTTCCCCTAGGTCATCGATAAGAACTCGGGTGGCTGGTGGTACGTCCAGATCGGTGAGAAGGAGGGCTGGGCCCCCGCGTCGTACATCGATAAGCGCAAGAAGCCCAACCTCAGCCGCCGCACGAGCACACTGACCCGGCCCAAGgtaccgccccccgccccccccagcaaGCCCAAGGAGGCCGAGGAGGGTCCAGTGGGCTCTGGGGAGAGCCAGGACTCCCCGCTGAAGCTCAAGTATGAGGAGCCTGAATATGACATCCCTGCCTTCGGCTTCGACTCAGAGCCAGAGCTGAGCGAGGAACCCACGGAGGACAGCGGCTCGGGGGAGCGGCGGCCCGCCCAGCCCCGTAGGCCCTCACCGGCCTCCTCACTGCAGCGGGCCCGCTTCAGGGTGGGCGGCTCTTCAGAGGACGTGGCCCTGGAGGAGGAGACCATCTATGAGAACGAGGGCTTCCGGCCGTGTGTCGAGGATGCCCTGTCAGCCAGACGCTCCTCCCGGGACAGTGACTCCCCGGGGGGCTCCCCTCTGTCCCTTGCTAGAAAAAACTCCCCCAAATCAGATTCCCCCAAATCGTCATCGCTCCTAAAGCTCAAGGCAGAGAAGAACGCCCAGGCAGAACTGGGGAAAAACcactcctctgcctccttttcttcatccatcaccatcaacaccacctgctcctcctcctcttcctcctcctccctgtccaAGAACAGTGGTGACCTGAAGCCCCGTTCTGCCTCGGACGCAGGCATCCGTGGCACGCCCACGGTTGGGGCGAAGAGGGACGCCGACCTAAAGGCTGGGCTGACCTCGTGCACCCGGGCTAAGCCGTCGGTCCGGCCCAAGCCGTTCCTGAGCCGAGCAGAGTCCCAGAGTCAAGAGAAGATGGACATCAGCACTTTACGGCGCCAGCTGAGACCCACAGGCCAGCTCCGGGGCGGTCTCAAGGGCTCAAAGAGTGAGGATTCAGAGCTTCCCCCTCAGACGGCCTTTGAAAGTCCCAGTGAGGGGTCCAGGAGAGGCTCCGCTGACCTCATTACCCCCCCAGCCGCCACACCCCCGTGTCCCACCAAGAAGGGACGAGAAGGGCAGGCCGCCTCCTACACGACATGTAGTGCCTACCAGAAGGTCCAGGACTCAGAGATCAGCTTCCCCGCAGGCGTGGAGGTACAGGTGCTCGAGAAGCTGGAAAGCGGCTGGTGGTATGTGAGGTTTGGGGAGCTAGAGGGCTGGGCCCCTTCCCACTATCTGGTGCTCGGCGAGAACGAGCAATCCGACTCCTCTGGCAAAGAGCCAGACACAGTGAGCGCCCAAAGCAAGCAGAACGAGGGCAAGTCAGACAGCCTGGAGAAGATCGAGAAGCGGGTCCAAGCACTGAACACCGTCAACCAGAACAAGAGGGCCACGCCGCCCATCCCCTCCAAGCCTCCGGGGGGCTTCGGCAAGACCTCGGCCGCCGGGGCAGTGAAGATGAGGAACGGGGTGCGGCAGGTGGCGGTGAGGCCTCAGTCGGTGTTTGTGTCCCCGCCACCCAAGGACAACAACCTGTCCTGCGCCCTGCGTAGGAACGAGTCGCTTACTGCCACCGACGGCCTCCGGGGTGTCCGCCGGAACTCCTCCTTCAGCACCGCCCGCTCGGCTGCCGCAGACGCCAAGGGCCGCCTGGCCGAACGGGCCGCCAGCCAGGGCTCAGACGCGCCTCTGCTGCCCGCCCAGCGCAACGGCATTCCCGTGTCCCCCGTGCGCCCCAAGCCCATTGAGAAGTCCCAGTTCATCCACAACAACCTCAAAGACGTCTATGTCTCCATCGCGGACTATGAGGGGGATGAGGAGACGGCAGGCTTCCAGGAGGGTGTGTCCATGGAGGTCCTGGAGAGGAACCCCAACGGCTGGTGGTACTGCCAGATCCTGGATGGCGCAAAGCCCTTCAAAGGCTGGGTGCCCTCCAACTACCTGGAGAAAAAGAACTAACATGGGGCGTGGGTCCTTCCAGCCTGGTGCGGGTGAGCAGTGAGATGAAgacaaaggggaaagggaaaatgggaggggtggggggggacaacGTTAAACCCTGCAGAATGCGTGACCTCAGAGATGCTCCCCTCCAGGCTGTCCCCCAGCTGGCAGGTAAGGTCCGGCGGGGGCCCAcgttgagcagggaagggaacaGGCAGGGGAGCGGCGGGCCTGGGACCAGAGGCAAGAAAGCTGAGCCCTACGTGGGCACCTTGGTGATTTGGCTGACGGACCTGGCACCATTTGGGACAGGCCACGAGGGAAATTCCAATTGTGCCTTGGCTGCAAATCCGGAAAAGATGTGGTCGCAGGGACCTCctgtgccctgcccctgcccagcttggTTTCTGCCGCTGGCACCTTGCCATCGGAGGCGGTCCTTGTGTTTGCCAATTGTGCTGGTCTCCCGGGGATTGCCACCACCTGCCACGGGCGCGTGTGCTAGAAGACCCCACTGGCTCTGGGGCTTGGAGGCATCTCTTGGGAGCCCAGCCTGTCCCTGGGCCAGGCCACCGTCAATGTCTGTTCGTTGAAGAAAAAGCAGCTCCCCGGGTGCCAGCAAGGACCACCTTTCTTACCTGTCGCTGTTCCCTGGCCTTGAGAAGAGTCTGCCCTGCCCTGGGCGCCCCACGGAGGACCGCCAACCCCAGAGTTTACAGAGAGGGTGGGTGCAGCCGTCAGTCTCTTCACCATCTGCACAGACTTTATTTTGGGTATTGCTGGGTGGGCAGCTCTTTTGCATGTTTTGGGAGAGGTTTATTGATTTGGGGCTTCAATGTCAGGCCTTGGGTTTTGGTCTTATTTTAGGGGTTGTTTGGGGGCCCAAGGGCAGTCGGCCTCACAGGGGACAGAATGAGTAGCGGATGGGGCTTTTCTGTCGTAACTTTTGCGTGGAGGTTGGCGGTTTTGGGCTTTCACTTCCTTTCCCTTCACAAGCCAAAGTCCTTTCGTTTGGTTTCCACTGTTGCGGACGGCACCCTCGCGCGGCGCCTGCCGGAGGGCCCGGGGGCTGAAGCCCCAGTCCCAGACACGGCAAAGCAGAGACGCCTCAGTGGGGCAGGACCCTCcccaggagggaggagcaggtTGTCCAGGAGAAAAGGCAGCTCTCAGGCTGCCGGGTGGCCACCATTCTGCACGTGTTCTCCCGTCTGGGCAGGACCAGAACCCTTACGTGTGAACTGTGGAGAAGCACCCATCGCCCCCGCTGAGGGCTGAGGGGACCCCGGATGGGCAGCCACCACCGGCCGTTCCCCCGCCCACGTGCGATGCCACAGGTACCGGAGGACCCCGGGCCGGGAGCCGACCTGGTCTTCCCAAGGGGCGGCGCCCCCCAcgaagagaggagagaataaaGTCCCTGTCAACCTTGGGTTGTGTCTTTCAGTCGTTGACGTTTCCGAGGGGACCCTCCGGAAGCCTTGGCTTCCCCagggactccccccccccctcctttgcTGGGAGTGGAATCCCACACGTGCCTTTGATTGCGGACGGACTGGGCTCCACAGCCACCAGCTCAGCTGCCAGAGGCCTGGACTAAGGGTTGGTGGTttctacagaggaggaaaggcctccctctacccctgctccccacccaggCGGTGTATGTTGCCCGAAGATCAGCACGGGACGCTGTGTCTCGTGCCTTCAGCACCCCACCCGCCCCCTAGACCCTTGAGGCCTCGCCTGGGGATCTCCCCAGCCTCCTCGCTGGCCGTGCACTCATGCCTGGCAGCTACAGCAAACTGCTCATGTTCTTTGTGGAAGGGCCGCGGtgagattttgtttccttttgttttgtttgtgagtTTAAAATTGAAATTcgttcttttcttctgctggacAGTATTAAATAGAGTAGGATATTGAGTTAATCTGCTAGGTTGCAGTACTAATGGTAGTGGTTTAGTGTCttcatattaatattatttgGACTTATTTGAACAATAATGATAAAGAAGtggttcattattttttaattaatgcacTTTAATAAGGTGGAATGGGAAGAAACCCAGAGAGCAAAGTGCATTACTTAAAGATGCAGTatatacttttctcatttttaagcagcacatatttattaaaagaaaaaaaaaagtaatttatgattatttaaaataaaatttaaaagtagagtGACTATTGGGTGAAAGGACCTTCCATGTAGCTGTCTTCCAAGGGGGGGGCCCCAGCGGCCTCGCTCCTCCAATGTCTGCACTGAGCCAGTTCAGTCAGTAACGTGCCAGCCAGGCCAGGAAGGAGTGCAGGACGCATCTGCCGAACACAGAGCATCTCAGTTGGACTGGACCACAGTGTTCCCCAGAGCCtgcctttccctgcccttcctcacGGTCTGCACTGCCCCGTGGGGCTCTCCAGCACCCGCGGGGCCCAcattctccaccctcccccaggaCCCTCTCTCCTCGATCCCCAGTGCTCTAAGTGATAGTCATTAAAAGTGGCCTTGGAAGTCACTCCATCCCATCCCCTTCTGTTACTGCAGCCCAAGGGCAGGAAATTACTTTTCCTGAAATCATGTAGCTAGTTAATGGCAGACCACCCCACTGCATTAATCCTtgcgctccctcccacccccattggAGTTTATTGTGTGGTCATCATGTTTACATTGTGACATCCAGCCCCCTAAGGATGGCTGGGAGTTGCTCAGGCATCTAGGAAACGTGGGGAATGCTGCCACCTGGTGACAGCATGTAGATTTGGGCAGTGAACAGGGATTGCCATGCCCCATCTTCGCACCTCACCCCTCACCATCACCCCCTGACTCAACACAGCACAAACCCTGCAAACCCAAAGAGAATATTAATACTTGAAGCACGAAGGGTGCATGCCAGTCCCTCTCAGACATGGCCGGGGGATGCCAGGGCTCGTGCCCCTGGACTCCTGAGCCCCACCTAGGGCAAGGGGGCTTTTCCCTAGAGCTACTGAGCTGCTTTGTGATGTTGGAGGGTACCAcagcaggtggaggagggaggggcctgTGGCTCTGACCCATCTGGAGGAAAACCAGATCggactaaaaaaggaaaaaggaaaatgaaatctcAGCAGTGTCCAAACCCAGTTTTCCATTAATTGCGATTGAAAATGTGAAATGGCGTTGTATTGCTGTATACTGCACCTTTAATCCTAATGAGCCCTTCTGAGGTCATTATTGAGGTTTGTATAATGCCCGAAGATGCATCATTTGGTGCTTTTTCTTTCCGTTTAAagaccttttttctttcattacaaggggaaaaaatgtcttcatctctctcccaCTTTGAAACAGCGGGCCTGGCTGGGCTCCCTAGCCCTGCCACGCTGTTGCCACTAGGCCAGGGGCCCCCTGGGGGCAGCAGGAGGGGGCCGGAAGGGGCGACTCTGAACGGCAAGTGAGCCATCTGCCCCTGGCTGAACCCAGGTTCTGCCTTGCCAGCCGTGGCCCTCCACCCCTCGCCTGGCCCCAGAGGCTTCTCTTTTTTACTCTCGAGTCTCCATCTTGACGAAGGCATTATATAGAATCGTTTTAATCACTTTCAGATGTTAGAGCAGCATATTTTACTGGCATTTATATCCATCGCTTTCCTCAGCAAGGCATGTTACTACTTTTATCGTCTAAGGAAGAAAGACAAGGGAATTTCGGTTgaacattattttcatattactAGTATTTGCAGAGTAGGTGTAGAACTATTTAAGTCTAGCCCTCGGTTTGGTAGTttgttttaagggaaaaaaaatgaaagtagccCCTACTtttcctgtgtttgttttgttttgttgttctgggttttttttgtttttgttttttttttttgtatttaatatattatttctttaaggttACTCACTTCTCCTACCCCTCCAAATACTTTGCATTCTCAAtcgaaaatgaaaacaatctgaGAGACAGGAAAAGTGCAATATTATCAAGAGGGACGCCAGGGCTTGTTGGGACAGTGGCGGGAGACCCGGTGGCCCGTTCGTCCATAGGAGGCGGCAGGGCTGCTGGAAGGAGTTAAGCTGTGGAGCAGACAGGTGACCTTCTGGATATTGATCTTTtatacccgcccccccccccttcctggcAGGATGGCAGGGGTCCCTACCGGAGGGCAGCCCCTTTTTCTGTTGGGTGTTATCCACCCAGAAGGGATTCAGGGACAGGCCGCTCAGGGCCCCAGCCCTCGGAGCAGAGCAAGGACATCTGGGAACGGtcccttgttttcatttccattgtttttcaGCCAGCTGCCCAGAAAGACCTGTCCTAAAAATCACTCCCAGCAGCCCTCTCTCACCCCAGTCTCCTGATGTTTGGGCCGTGATCTTTCTGATGTATGTTTGAGTCTTTCTAAAACTATGTAACCTCAGTTCAGTTTATGGGCAGGAACCCTGGATGTAACCAAATCCTTTTTGGGGGACGTGGGTGCCTTGAGCCCTATGTACCCCAGTGAGACACCAATTCCCACAAGCCTACAGCTAGGCCTGGTGCTGAGCTTGGGCCACCCATTCATCTCAATGACTTCAGCCCGAGGAGTGAGCCCGGCCTCTTGCTCAACACCGACAGTTCCCAGAGGGCCTCAGAGAAGTGTCTGAGGGGCCTACTCAGGTCTTTGTAGACAGCTCCCCACAACAGGTACCGAGCGGGCCTCCTCCTTACTTGGCACTGGTAGAGAAAGCAGCAGGATGGGAAGTCTCTGGGTCCAAGCCCTTGGAGCTCTGCCCTTCAGGGCTCCAGGGACATCCTCACTGGCTTGTCCCCTCCGTCTCCAGTACTGTATGCTTGCTGCTCCAACCCCTCTGTTGGGTGGATTCCTGTACAAACATGGATCTGTGTGCCCAGAGTGGGACCGTGCCCCTGTGTGTGGGTGTCTCTCCTTGGagtatacacatttatatgtCCAATCTTTGAGAATCTCGATGCAGAGCTCTCTGGAAAGAGAACCACCCACATTACTTAATCTTAAAGAATTAAGATTCCCTCACTTTTTTGAGGGCTGTGTGttgagagtgagtgtgtg contains these protein-coding regions:
- the SH3PXD2A gene encoding SH3 and PX domain-containing protein 2A isoform X2, translated to MLAYCVQDATVVDVEKRRNPSKHYVYIINVTWSDSTSQTIYRRYSKFFDLQMQLLDKFPIEGGQKDPKQRIIPFLPGKILFRRSHIRDVAVKRLKPIDEYCRALVRLPPHISQCDEVFRFFEARPEDVNPPKEDYGSSKRKSGADTNAEPMILEQYVVVSNYKKQENSELSLQAGEVVDVIEKNESGWWFVSTSEEQGWVPATYLEAQNGTRDDSDINTSKTGEVSKRRKAHLRRLDRRWTLGGMVNRQHSREEKYVTVQPYTSQSKDEIGFEKGVTVEVIRKNLEGWWYIRYLGKEGWAPASYLKKAKDDLPARKKNLAGPVEIIGNIMEISNLLNKKASGDKETPPAEGEGPEVPIAKKEISLPILCNASNGSALGVPERSVSKLAQGSPAVARIAPQRAQISSPNLRTRPPPRRESSLGFQLPKPPEPPSVEVEYYTIAEFQSCISDGISFRGGQKAEVIDKNSGGWWYVQIGEKEGWAPASYIDKRKKPNLSRRTSTLTRPKVPPPAPPSKPKEAEEGPVGSGESQDSPLKLKYEEPEYDIPAFGFDSEPELSEEPTEDSGSGERRPAQPRRPSPASSLQRARFRVGGSSEDVALEEETIYENEGFRPCVEDALSARRSSRDSDSPGGSPLSLARKNSPKSDSPKSSSLLKLKAEKNAQAELGKNHSSASFSSSITINTTCSSSSSSSSLSKNSGDLKPRSASDAGIRGTPTVGAKRDADLKAGLTSCTRAKPSVRPKPFLSRAESQSQEKMDISTLRRQLRPTGQLRGGLKGSKSEDSELPPQTAFESPSEGSRRGSADLITPPAATPPCPTKKGREGQAASYTTCSAYQKVQDSEISFPAGVEVQVLEKLESGWWYVRFGELEGWAPSHYLVLGENEQSDSSGKEPDTVSAQSKQNEGKSDSLEKIEKRVQALNTVNQNKRATPPIPSKPPGGFGKTSAAGAVKMRNGVRQVAVRPQSVFVSPPPKDNNLSCALRRNESLTATDGLRGVRRNSSFSTARSAAADAKGRLAERAASQGSDAPLLPAQRNGIPVSPVRPKPIEKSQFIHNNLKDVYVSIADYEGDEETAGFQEGVSMEVLERNPNGWWYCQILDGAKPFKGWVPSNYLEKKN
- the SH3PXD2A gene encoding SH3 and PX domain-containing protein 2A isoform X1, which translates into the protein MLAYCVQDATVVDVEKRRNPSKHYVYIINVTWSDSTSQTIYRRYSKFFDLQMQLLDKFPIEGGQKDPKQRIIPFLPGKILFRRSHIRDVAVKRLKPIDEYCRALVRLPPHISQCDEVFRFFEARPEDVNPPKEDYGSSKRKSVWLSSWAESPKKDVTGADTNAEPMILEQYVVVSNYKKQENSELSLQAGEVVDVIEKNESGWWFVSTSEEQGWVPATYLEAQNGTRDDSDINTSKTGEVSKRRKAHLRRLDRRWTLGGMVNRQHSREEKYVTVQPYTSQSKDEIGFEKGVTVEVIRKNLEGWWYIRYLGKEGWAPASYLKKAKDDLPARKKNLAGPVEIIGNIMEISNLLNKKASGDKETPPAEGEGPEVPIAKKEISLPILCNASNGSALGVPERSVSKLAQGSPAVARIAPQRAQISSPNLRTRPPPRRESSLGFQLPKPPEPPSVEVEYYTIAEFQSCISDGISFRGGQKAEVIDKNSGGWWYVQIGEKEGWAPASYIDKRKKPNLSRRTSTLTRPKVPPPAPPSKPKEAEEGPVGSGESQDSPLKLKYEEPEYDIPAFGFDSEPELSEEPTEDSGSGERRPAQPRRPSPASSLQRARFRVGGSSEDVALEEETIYENEGFRPCVEDALSARRSSRDSDSPGGSPLSLARKNSPKSDSPKSSSLLKLKAEKNAQAELGKNHSSASFSSSITINTTCSSSSSSSSLSKNSGDLKPRSASDAGIRGTPTVGAKRDADLKAGLTSCTRAKPSVRPKPFLSRAESQSQEKMDISTLRRQLRPTGQLRGGLKGSKSEDSELPPQTAFESPSEGSRRGSADLITPPAATPPCPTKKGREGQAASYTTCSAYQKVQDSEISFPAGVEVQVLEKLESGWWYVRFGELEGWAPSHYLVLGENEQSDSSGKEPDTVSAQSKQNEGKSDSLEKIEKRVQALNTVNQNKRATPPIPSKPPGGFGKTSAAGAVKMRNGVRQVAVRPQSVFVSPPPKDNNLSCALRRNESLTATDGLRGVRRNSSFSTARSAAADAKGRLAERAASQGSDAPLLPAQRNGIPVSPVRPKPIEKSQFIHNNLKDVYVSIADYEGDEETAGFQEGVSMEVLERNPNGWWYCQILDGAKPFKGWVPSNYLEKKN
- the SH3PXD2A gene encoding SH3 and PX domain-containing protein 2A isoform X3 → MLAYCVQDATVVDVEKRRNPSKHYVYIINVTWSDSTSQTIYRRYSKFFDLQMQLLDKFPIEGGQKDPKQRIIPFLPGKILFRRSHIRDVAVKRLKPIDEYCRALVRLPPHISQCDEVFRFFEARPEDVNPPKEDYGSSKRKSVWLSSWAESPKKDVTGADTNAEPMILEQYVVVSNYKKQENSELSLQAGEVVDVIEKNESGWWFVSTSEEQGWVPATYLEAQNGTRDDSDINTSKTGEEEKYVTVQPYTSQSKDEIGFEKGVTVEVIRKNLEGWWYIRYLGKEGWAPASYLKKAKDDLPARKKNLAGPVEIIGNIMEISNLLNKKASGDKETPPAEGEGPEVPIAKKEISLPILCNASNGSALGVPERSVSKLAQGSPAVARIAPQRAQISSPNLRTRPPPRRESSLGFQLPKPPEPPSVEVEYYTIAEFQSCISDGISFRGGQKAEVIDKNSGGWWYVQIGEKEGWAPASYIDKRKKPNLSRRTSTLTRPKVPPPAPPSKPKEAEEGPVGSGESQDSPLKLKYEEPEYDIPAFGFDSEPELSEEPTEDSGSGERRPAQPRRPSPASSLQRARFRVGGSSEDVALEEETIYENEGFRPCVEDALSARRSSRDSDSPGGSPLSLARKNSPKSDSPKSSSLLKLKAEKNAQAELGKNHSSASFSSSITINTTCSSSSSSSSLSKNSGDLKPRSASDAGIRGTPTVGAKRDADLKAGLTSCTRAKPSVRPKPFLSRAESQSQEKMDISTLRRQLRPTGQLRGGLKGSKSEDSELPPQTAFESPSEGSRRGSADLITPPAATPPCPTKKGREGQAASYTTCSAYQKVQDSEISFPAGVEVQVLEKLESGWWYVRFGELEGWAPSHYLVLGENEQSDSSGKEPDTVSAQSKQNEGKSDSLEKIEKRVQALNTVNQNKRATPPIPSKPPGGFGKTSAAGAVKMRNGVRQVAVRPQSVFVSPPPKDNNLSCALRRNESLTATDGLRGVRRNSSFSTARSAAADAKGRLAERAASQGSDAPLLPAQRNGIPVSPVRPKPIEKSQFIHNNLKDVYVSIADYEGDEETAGFQEGVSMEVLERNPNGWWYCQILDGAKPFKGWVPSNYLEKKN